A single window of Longimicrobiaceae bacterium DNA harbors:
- a CDS encoding acyl-CoA dehydrogenase family protein: MAKFQGVDYYDVDSLLTEEERMIRDTVRQWVDDELMPVIEDAYIGRYLPKQLIPGMAELGVFGANLPEEYGCAGLNNVAYGLIMQELERGDSGIRSFASVQGALCMYPIYAFGTEEQKQKYLPKMATAEVIGCFGLTEPDFGSNPGGMLTRATKTADGWVLNGAKMWITNGSTAHIAIVWAKTEGDDPKSIRGFIVPTDTPGFTARDQKGKLSLLASDTSELSFQDVHLPEDALLPKTGGLKSPLMCLTQARYGIAWGAVGAAMGCYDEALQYAKTRVQFGGKPIAGTQIQQTRLADMLTEITKAQLLCWQLAKLKDAGKMRPEQVSLAKRNNVDMATDVAREARRLLGANGILVEYSAMRHMANLESVYTYEGTHDVHGLILGQDVTGIAAY; the protein is encoded by the coding sequence ATGGCCAAGTTTCAGGGCGTTGACTATTACGACGTAGACTCGCTCCTCACCGAAGAGGAGCGGATGATCCGCGACACCGTGCGCCAGTGGGTCGACGACGAGCTGATGCCGGTGATCGAGGACGCCTACATCGGCCGCTACCTGCCCAAGCAGCTCATCCCCGGCATGGCCGAGCTGGGCGTGTTCGGCGCGAACCTTCCGGAAGAGTACGGCTGCGCCGGTTTGAACAACGTGGCGTACGGCCTGATCATGCAGGAGCTGGAGCGCGGCGACTCGGGCATCCGCTCGTTCGCCTCGGTGCAGGGCGCGCTCTGCATGTACCCGATCTACGCGTTCGGCACCGAGGAGCAGAAGCAGAAGTACCTGCCGAAGATGGCGACGGCCGAGGTGATCGGCTGCTTCGGGCTCACCGAGCCGGACTTCGGCTCCAACCCCGGCGGCATGCTCACCCGCGCCACCAAGACGGCCGACGGCTGGGTGCTGAACGGGGCGAAGATGTGGATCACCAACGGCTCCACGGCACACATCGCCATCGTGTGGGCCAAGACGGAGGGCGACGACCCCAAGTCGATCCGCGGCTTCATCGTGCCCACCGACACCCCCGGCTTCACGGCCCGCGATCAGAAGGGCAAGCTCTCGCTGCTCGCGTCCGACACGTCGGAGCTGTCGTTCCAGGACGTGCATCTGCCGGAAGATGCGCTCCTGCCCAAGACCGGCGGCCTCAAGAGCCCGCTGATGTGCCTCACCCAGGCGCGCTACGGCATCGCCTGGGGCGCGGTCGGTGCGGCGATGGGGTGCTACGACGAGGCGCTCCAATACGCGAAGACGCGCGTGCAGTTCGGCGGCAAGCCCATCGCCGGCACGCAGATCCAGCAGACGCGCCTGGCCGACATGCTCACCGAGATCACCAAGGCGCAGCTCCTGTGCTGGCAGCTCGCCAAGCTCAAGGACGCGGGGAAGATGCGGCCGGAGCAGGTATCGCTGGCCAAGCGCAACAACGTGGACATGGCTACCGACGTGGCCCGCGAGGCGCGACGCCTGCTGGGCGCCAACGGCATCCTGGTGGAATACTCCGCCATGCGCCACATGGCCAACCTGGAGTCGGTGTACACGTACGAGGGAACGCACGACGTGCACGGCCTGATCCTGGGGCAGGACGTGACGGGGATCGCCGCGTACTGA